A stretch of the Vigna radiata var. radiata cultivar VC1973A chromosome 7, Vradiata_ver6, whole genome shotgun sequence genome encodes the following:
- the LOC106768334 gene encoding uncharacterized protein LOC106768334 isoform X1 → MTGMSKEEGSASPSWGASFFMQTKEDVARAVAAAVNSPMSSKDDNSGSQLQRLQYQVARMLKGFSHTPDVENTNYNPEILTSLKRQWAANFQLQYMDHKTWKEPSRLFESMVIVGLHPSCDVQALQRQYLERKFEGSAKLRSALGYQSQSCVEPNIEPQVLFVYPPEKPLPLKCKDLLSFCFPGGLEVRAVERTPSMSELNEILFGQEHLKQRDLSFVFRLQGADNSTLYGCCVLVEELVEKPSGLLSLISDKQPSSSSLRRHILTTQRCYCILSRLPAFELHFGVLNSIFTQERLERLTRSVVDLNLEFDEGNNLKEENPEGYSESALVSDGPIEDKIGENPRISPLRAGNSTPENIVDDDQPEHLVVDGELQTYKERINYDDVLVADHVTDSATAKEDSGPTISETSDQYGDAFATNKQSEDKHLPNAILPLLRYCQYESSESSCSFQGSPCEDRNFRSDVDDNETEEASFSGQEDLNDLNDILEWAKENNHGPLQIISEYYRLSYPARGSSLTFHPLEHLHPLEYQRSAESVLRLAGSTVDLKSFSTGLELVDAHIALVVEEANALSVWAVACLCGTLRLENVLTFFAGVLLEKQIVVVCSNLGILSASVLSVIPLIQPYRWQSLLMPVLPNDMLDFLDAPVPYVVGIRNKTSEVQSKFTNVILVDADRNQVKSPTIPQLPRQKELVSSLRPYHSTLVGESYLGRRRPVYECTEMQIEAAKGFLSVLRSYLDSLCCNIRSHTITNVQSNDDKVSLLLKESFIDSFPYRDRHFMKLFVDTQLFSVHTDLVLSFLQKE, encoded by the exons ATGACTGGAATGTCCAAGGAAGAAGGGTCCGCTAGTCCTAGTTGGGGTGCTTCATTTTTTATGCAGACAAAAGAGGATGTAGCTAGAGCTGTTGCTGCTGCTGTTAACTCTCCAATGTCATCAAAAGATGATAATAGTGGTAGTCAACTTCAAAGGCTTCAGTATCAAGTTGCTCGAATGTTAAAAGGCTTTTCACACACTCCTGATGTTGAAAACACAAATTACAATCCTGAAATCCTGACTAGTCTGAAGCGTCAGTGGGCTGCAAACTTTCAGTTGCAGTATATG GACCATAAGACTTGGAAGGAGCCCTCACGATTATTTGAGAGCATGGTGATTGTCGGACTTCATCCTAGTTGTGATGTTCAGGCACTGCAAAGGCAATATCTTGAAAGGAAGTTTGAAGGCTCTGCTAAATTAAGAAGTGCTCTTGGTTATCAGAGTCAATCTTGTGTAGAACCCAATATTGAACCTCAG GTCTTATTTGTTTACCCTCCAGAAAAACCGCTGCCTCTTAAATGCAAAGATCTTCTTTCTTTCTGCTTCCCGGGAGGCTTAGAG GTCCGTGCTGTTGAGAGAACCCCTTCCATGAGTGAGTTGAATGAAATTCTTTTTGGgcag GAACACCTTAAACAAAGGGATTTGTCATTTGTATTCAGGTTACAG GGCGCTGACAACTCAACACTTTATGGGTGTTGTGTCTTAGTTGAAGAACTAGTGGAAAAGCCTTCTGGATTGCTTTCTCTGATTTCTGATAAGCagccttcttcctcttctttgaGACGACATATACTAACCACTCAGAGATGTTACTGCATTCTATCAAGGCTTCCAGCTTTTGAATTGCACTTTGGTGTATTGAATAG CATCTTCACACAAGAAAGGCTAGAGCGGTTGACAAGAAGTGTTGtagatttaaatttagaatttgatGAAGGTAATaacttaaaagaagaaaatccagAGGGTTACTCAGAGAGTGCTTTGGTGAGTGATGGACCAATAGAAGATAAAATTGGTGAAAATCCAAGAATTTCTCCATTGAGAGCAGGAAATTCTACACCTGAAAACATCGTGGATGATGATCAACCAGAGCACCTAGTGGTTGATGGGGAGCTGCAGACATATAAGGAGAGAATCAACTATGATGATGTTTTGGTTGCTGATCATGTAACAGATAGTGCAACAGCTAAAGAAGATTCTGGCCCTACAATTTCTGAAACTAGTGATCAGTATGGAGATGCCTTTGCTACAAACAAACAGTCAGAAGACAAACATTTACCTAATGCTATTTTGCCCCTCCTGCGCTATTGCCAGTATGAAAGCTCTGAATCTTCCTGCAG TTTTCAAGGATCACCTTGTGAAGACAGAAATTTTAGGAGTGATGTTGATGATAATGAGACAGAAGAAGCATCTTTCTCGGGCCAAGAAGATTTGAATGACTTAAATGATATTCTTGAATGGGCAAAG GAAAATAACCATGGACCACTACAAATTATAAGTGAGTATTACCGTTTAAGTTACCCTGCCAGGGGCTCATCACTTACATTTCATCCTTTGGAGCACTTGCATCCCTTGGAATATCAGAGATCAGCTGAGTCTGTATTACGTCTTGCTGGCTCAACAGTTGATTTGAAATCGTTCAGTACTGGTCTGGAACTAGTTGAT GCACATATTGCTCTTGTGGTAGAAGAGGCAAATGCACTATCTGTATGGGCTGTAGCTTGCTTGTGCGGTACATTGAGACTTGAAAAt GTGTTAACGTTCTTTGCAGGAGTTCTGCTAGAGAAGCAGATAGTTGTTGTCTGTTCTAATTTG GGAATCCTATCTGCTTCAGTTTTATCAGTTATTCCCCTAATCCAGCCTTACCGGTGGCAAAGCCTACTAATGCCA GTTTTACCAAATGACATGCTTGACTTTTTAGATGCACCTGTCCCTTATGTA gttGGTATCAGGAACAAGACTAGTGAAGTTCAGTCAAAGTTTACCAATGTTATTCTAGTTGATGCTGATAGAAACCAG GTGAAGTCACCAACAATACCACAATTGCCAAGACAGAAAGAGCTAGTCTCTTCTTTACGTCCTTATCATTCAACTCTTGTTGGAGAAAGTTACTTGGGTAGGAGAAGACCAGTATATGAATGCACGGAAATGCAG ATTGAAGCTGCAAAGGGATTCCTTTCAGTGTTAAGATCTTACTTGGATTCTCTTTGCTGTAACATCCGTTCTCACACGATCACTAATGTACAATCCAATGACGATAAG GTATCATTGCTTCTGAAGGAGAGTTTCATTGACTCCTTCCCTTATCGGGATCGGCATTTTATGAAG CTTTTCGTGGATACACAACTTTTTTCTGTACATACAGACcttgttctctctttcttacaAAAGGAATAG
- the LOC106768334 gene encoding uncharacterized protein LOC106768334 isoform X2: MTGMSKEEGSASPSWGASFFMQTKEDVARAVAAAVNSPMSSKDDNSGSQLQRLQYQVARMLKGFSHTPDVENTNYNPEILTSLKRQWAANFQLQYMDHKTWKEPSRLFESMVIVGLHPSCDVQALQRQYLERKFEGSAKLRSALGYQSQSCVEPNIEPQVLFVYPPEKPLPLKCKDLLSFCFPGGLEVRAVERTPSMSELNEILFGQEHLKQRDLSFVFRLQGADNSTLYGCCVLVEELVEKPSGLLSLISDKQPSSSSLRRHILTTQRCYCILSRLPAFELHFGVLNSIFTQERLERLTRSVVDLNLEFDEGNNLKEENPEGYSESALVSDGPIEDKIGENPRISPLRAGNSTPENIVDDDQPEHLVVDGELQTYKERINYDDVLVADHVTDSATAKEDSGPTISETSDQYGDAFATNKQSEDKHLPNAILPLLRYCHFQGSPCEDRNFRSDVDDNETEEASFSGQEDLNDLNDILEWAKENNHGPLQIISEYYRLSYPARGSSLTFHPLEHLHPLEYQRSAESVLRLAGSTVDLKSFSTGLELVDAHIALVVEEANALSVWAVACLCGTLRLENVLTFFAGVLLEKQIVVVCSNLGILSASVLSVIPLIQPYRWQSLLMPVLPNDMLDFLDAPVPYVVGIRNKTSEVQSKFTNVILVDADRNQVKSPTIPQLPRQKELVSSLRPYHSTLVGESYLGRRRPVYECTEMQIEAAKGFLSVLRSYLDSLCCNIRSHTITNVQSNDDKVSLLLKESFIDSFPYRDRHFMKLFVDTQLFSVHTDLVLSFLQKE; this comes from the exons ATGACTGGAATGTCCAAGGAAGAAGGGTCCGCTAGTCCTAGTTGGGGTGCTTCATTTTTTATGCAGACAAAAGAGGATGTAGCTAGAGCTGTTGCTGCTGCTGTTAACTCTCCAATGTCATCAAAAGATGATAATAGTGGTAGTCAACTTCAAAGGCTTCAGTATCAAGTTGCTCGAATGTTAAAAGGCTTTTCACACACTCCTGATGTTGAAAACACAAATTACAATCCTGAAATCCTGACTAGTCTGAAGCGTCAGTGGGCTGCAAACTTTCAGTTGCAGTATATG GACCATAAGACTTGGAAGGAGCCCTCACGATTATTTGAGAGCATGGTGATTGTCGGACTTCATCCTAGTTGTGATGTTCAGGCACTGCAAAGGCAATATCTTGAAAGGAAGTTTGAAGGCTCTGCTAAATTAAGAAGTGCTCTTGGTTATCAGAGTCAATCTTGTGTAGAACCCAATATTGAACCTCAG GTCTTATTTGTTTACCCTCCAGAAAAACCGCTGCCTCTTAAATGCAAAGATCTTCTTTCTTTCTGCTTCCCGGGAGGCTTAGAG GTCCGTGCTGTTGAGAGAACCCCTTCCATGAGTGAGTTGAATGAAATTCTTTTTGGgcag GAACACCTTAAACAAAGGGATTTGTCATTTGTATTCAGGTTACAG GGCGCTGACAACTCAACACTTTATGGGTGTTGTGTCTTAGTTGAAGAACTAGTGGAAAAGCCTTCTGGATTGCTTTCTCTGATTTCTGATAAGCagccttcttcctcttctttgaGACGACATATACTAACCACTCAGAGATGTTACTGCATTCTATCAAGGCTTCCAGCTTTTGAATTGCACTTTGGTGTATTGAATAG CATCTTCACACAAGAAAGGCTAGAGCGGTTGACAAGAAGTGTTGtagatttaaatttagaatttgatGAAGGTAATaacttaaaagaagaaaatccagAGGGTTACTCAGAGAGTGCTTTGGTGAGTGATGGACCAATAGAAGATAAAATTGGTGAAAATCCAAGAATTTCTCCATTGAGAGCAGGAAATTCTACACCTGAAAACATCGTGGATGATGATCAACCAGAGCACCTAGTGGTTGATGGGGAGCTGCAGACATATAAGGAGAGAATCAACTATGATGATGTTTTGGTTGCTGATCATGTAACAGATAGTGCAACAGCTAAAGAAGATTCTGGCCCTACAATTTCTGAAACTAGTGATCAGTATGGAGATGCCTTTGCTACAAACAAACAGTCAGAAGACAAACATTTACCTAATGCTATTTTGCCCCTCCTGCGCTATTGCCA TTTTCAAGGATCACCTTGTGAAGACAGAAATTTTAGGAGTGATGTTGATGATAATGAGACAGAAGAAGCATCTTTCTCGGGCCAAGAAGATTTGAATGACTTAAATGATATTCTTGAATGGGCAAAG GAAAATAACCATGGACCACTACAAATTATAAGTGAGTATTACCGTTTAAGTTACCCTGCCAGGGGCTCATCACTTACATTTCATCCTTTGGAGCACTTGCATCCCTTGGAATATCAGAGATCAGCTGAGTCTGTATTACGTCTTGCTGGCTCAACAGTTGATTTGAAATCGTTCAGTACTGGTCTGGAACTAGTTGAT GCACATATTGCTCTTGTGGTAGAAGAGGCAAATGCACTATCTGTATGGGCTGTAGCTTGCTTGTGCGGTACATTGAGACTTGAAAAt GTGTTAACGTTCTTTGCAGGAGTTCTGCTAGAGAAGCAGATAGTTGTTGTCTGTTCTAATTTG GGAATCCTATCTGCTTCAGTTTTATCAGTTATTCCCCTAATCCAGCCTTACCGGTGGCAAAGCCTACTAATGCCA GTTTTACCAAATGACATGCTTGACTTTTTAGATGCACCTGTCCCTTATGTA gttGGTATCAGGAACAAGACTAGTGAAGTTCAGTCAAAGTTTACCAATGTTATTCTAGTTGATGCTGATAGAAACCAG GTGAAGTCACCAACAATACCACAATTGCCAAGACAGAAAGAGCTAGTCTCTTCTTTACGTCCTTATCATTCAACTCTTGTTGGAGAAAGTTACTTGGGTAGGAGAAGACCAGTATATGAATGCACGGAAATGCAG ATTGAAGCTGCAAAGGGATTCCTTTCAGTGTTAAGATCTTACTTGGATTCTCTTTGCTGTAACATCCGTTCTCACACGATCACTAATGTACAATCCAATGACGATAAG GTATCATTGCTTCTGAAGGAGAGTTTCATTGACTCCTTCCCTTATCGGGATCGGCATTTTATGAAG CTTTTCGTGGATACACAACTTTTTTCTGTACATACAGACcttgttctctctttcttacaAAAGGAATAG
- the LOC106769071 gene encoding 12-oxophytodienoate reductase 3, protein MPENSTLFSPYNMGKFNLSHRVVLAPMTRCRALKGIPNAALAEYYAQRSTPGGFLISEGTLISPTAPGFPHVPGVYSDEQVEAWRDVVDAVHDKGSIIFCQLWHVGRASHPVYQPGGVPPISSTSKPLSARWRILLPDGSYGVYPEPRALNTSEVPEIVQHYRQAAINAIRAGFDGIEIHGAHGYLIDQFLKDGINDRTDEYGGSLANRCRFLLQVVEAVVSAIGAERVAVRISPAIDHLDAIDSDPLGLGLAVVERLNSFQKKLGRKLTYLHVTQPRYTAYGQTESGRPGSEEEEAHLMQNLRKAYEGTFMCSGGFTRKLGMEAVAEGHADLVSYGRLFISNPDLVLRLKLNAPLTRYNRKTFYTQDPVIGYTDYPFMTKETEAKDPRARL, encoded by the exons ATGCCGGAAAATTCCACCCTCTTTTCTCCTTACAACATGGGCAAATTCAACCTCTCTCACAG GGTAGTATTGGCTCCCATGACCAGATGCAGAGCGTTGAAGGGGATTCCAAACGCAGCACTTGCTGAGTATTACGCTCAAAGATCGACACCGGGTGGATTTCTCATCAGCGAAGGCACCTTGATATCCCCCACTGCTCCTGG ATTTCCCCATGTGCCTGGGGTATATTCAGATGAACAAGTGGAGGCATGGAGAGATGTAGTGGACGCTGTTCATGACAAAGGCAGCATTATCTTCTGTCAACTTTGGCATGTTGGCCGTGCGTCCCATCCAG TGTATCAGCCTGGTGGGGTTCCACCCATTTCGTCCACCTCCAAGCCCCTATCAGCGAGGTGGAGGATTCTCCTTCCCGATGGGTCCTATGGTGTTTACCCAGAGCCTCGTGCACTTAATACTTCTGAGGTACCTGAAATTGTGCAGCATTATCGCCAAGCAGCAATTAATGCAATTCGAGCAG GTTTTGATGGAATTGAGATTCACGGTGCACATGGATATCTCATTGATCAATTCTTAAAGGATGGAATCAATGACCGAACTGACGAATATGGGGGATCACTAGCAAACCGGTGCAGGTTCCTATTGCAGGTGGTTGAAGCTGTTGTTTCTGCCATTGGGGCAGAAAGAGTTGCTGTGAGAATTTCACCTGCTATTGATCACCTTGATGCCATTGACTCTGACCCACTTGGGCTAGGCTTAGCAGTGGTTGAGAGACTCAACAGTTTCCAGAAAAAGCTGGGCAGAAAACTCACTTATCTTCATGTTACTCAGCCTCGATACACAGCTTACGGCCAAACTGAGTCAGGTAGACCTGGCAGCGAAGAGGAGGAAGCTCATTTAATGCAGAACTTGAGAAAGGCTTATGAGGGAACATTCATGTGTAGTGGTGGTTTTACTAGGAAGTTAGGAATGGAAGCTGTAGCCGAAGGCCATGCTGACTTAGTATCCTACGGTCGTCTTTTCATTTCCAATCCAGACTTGGTTTTAAGGCTCAAACTTAATGCACCTCTAACCAGATATAACAGGAAGACGTTTTACACTCAGGATCCTGTTATAGGCTACACAGATTATCCTTTCATGACCAAAGAAACTGAGGCAAAGGACCCAAGGGCACGCCTTTAA
- the LOC106766957 gene encoding 12-oxophytodienoate reductase 3 — protein sequence MADISTLFSPYNMGKFNLSHRVVLAPMTRCRALKGIPNAAHTEYYAQRSTPGGFLITEGTSISPTSSGFPHVPGIYTDEQVEAWRSVVDAVHAKGSIIFCQLWHVGRASNPVYQPGGAAPISSTSKPISEKWRVLMPDGSHGVFSEPHALTTAEISEVVQHYRQSAINAIQAGFDGIEIHGAHGYLIDQFLKDAINDRTDEYGGSLENRCRFLMQVIEAVVSAIGAERVAVRISPAIDHMDAFDSDPLGLGLAVIEKLNKFQKEKGTKLAYLHVTQPRFTLLERTEAEREEESVDLMQEWRRAYEGTLMCSGGFTRDSGMKAVAQGLADLVSFGRLFISNPDLVSKLKLNAPLTSYNRNTFYTSDPVIGYTDYPFLQKLTHTN from the exons ATGGCAGATATCTCCACCCTTTTTTCTCCTTACAATATGGGAAAATTCAACCTCTCTCACAg GGTTGTGTTGGCTCCCATGACAAGATGCAGAGCTTTGAAGGGGATTCCAAACGCAGCGCATACAGAGTACTACGCTCAGAGATCAACTCCAGGTGGATTTCTCATCACTGAAGGCACTTCCATCTCTCCCACTTCTTCTGG GTTTCCTCACGTGCCTGGAATATACACTGATGAACAAGTGGAAGCATGGAGAAGTGTTGTGGATGCCGTGCACGCCAAAGGCAGCATAATCTTCTGTCAACTTTGGCATGTTGGCCGCGCATCAAATCCAG TGTATCAACCTGGTGGGGCTGCACCTATTTCGTCCACCAGTAAACCCATATCAGAGAAGTGGAGGGTTCTCATGCCAGATGGGTCCCATGGCGTGTTCTCAGAGCCTCATGCTCTCACCACTGCTGAAATATCTGAAGTAGTGCAGCATTATCGCCAATCAGCAATTAATGCAATTCAAGCAG GTTTTGATGGAATCGAGATTCATGGGGCGCATGGGTATCTCATCGATCAATTCTTGAAGGACGCAATCAATGATCGAACAGATGAATATGGTGGATCACTAGAAAACCGGTGCAGGTTCCTAATGCAGGTGATTGAAGCTGTTGTTTCTGCTATTGGGGCAGAAAGAGTTGCTGTCAGAATTTCACCAGCAATTGATCACATGGATGCCTTTGACTCTGACCCACTTGGGCTAGGCTTAGCAGTGATTGAGAAACTGAACAAATTCCAGAAAGAAAAGGGAACAAAACTGGCTTACCTTCATGTTACTCAGCCTCGATTCACCCTTCTTGAGAGAACCGAGGCAGAGAGGGAAGAAGAGAGTGTTGATCTGATGCAGGAGTGGAGAAGGGCTTATGAGGGAACATTGATGTGCAGTGGTGGCTTTACTAGGGACTCAGGAATGAAAGCTGTGGCTCAAGGCCTTGCTGATTTGGTTTCCTTTGGTCGTCTTTTCATCTCTAATCCAGACTTGGTTTCAAAGCTGAAGCTTAATGCACCTCTCACCAGCTACAACAGGAACACCTTTTACACCTCAGATCCTGTCATCGGTTACACAGATTATCCTTTCCTGCAAAAACTAACCCATACAAATTAA
- the LOC106766819 gene encoding auxin-binding protein ABP19a, with translation MILIIFLVFSLFSFSHASVLDFCVADLAGPIGPAGYSCKKPSKVTADDFAYSGLAIAGNTSNIIKAAVTPAFDAQFPGVNGLGISAARLDLARGGVIPLHTHPGASELLVVIQGSILAGFISSDNSVYIKKLNKGDVMVFPQGLLHFQINAGGSSALAIVSFSSSNPGLQILDFALFKSNFPTPLIVETTFLDAALVKKLKGVLGGSG, from the coding sequence ATGATTCTCATTATCTTCCtcgttttttctcttttctccttctcCCATGCTTCTGTCCTAGATTTCTGCGTGGCAGATCTTGCAGGTCCTATTGGTCCTGCAGGATACTCCTGCAAGAAGCCTTCAAAGGTCACAGCAGATGATTTTGCTTACAGTGGCCTTGCCATTGCTGGTAACACCTCAAACATTATCAAAGCTGCAGTAACACCTGCATTTGATGCTCAGTTTCCTGGTGTAAATGGCCTTGGCATATCCGCAGCCCGCCTGGACTTGGCAAGAGGTGGAGTTATACCACTTCATACTCATCCCGGAGCTTCAGAATTACTTGTTGTAATACAAGGAAGCATTCTGGCAGGATTCATTTCATCTGACAACTCTGTCTACATCAAAAAACTTAATAAGGGGGATGTTATGGTATTCCCTCAAGGCTTGCTGCACTTCCAAATCAATGCAGGTGGTTCTTCAGCCCTGGCTATTGTTAGCTTCAGTAGCTCCAACCCTGGTCTGCAAATTCTGGACTTTGCTTTGTTCAAAAGTAATTTCCCCACACCACTGATAGTGGAAACCACTTTCCTTGATGCTGCTCTGGTGAAGAAGCTTAAGGGTGTTCTTGGAGGTTCAGGCTAA